Below is a window of Calditrichota bacterium DNA.
GTGGACAGAGTCGCTGGACTACGAGTTTGAACAAGGCGGACCGGAACGTGTGCAAGCCCTATTGCACTGGTTGCAGATTCACGCCCAGAAGCAGGGCGTGTCGGTGCCGTTTCCGCTAACCACTCCGTATGTGAACACGATTCCCGCCGACAAGCAGCCCGCATTTCCGGGCAGTCGTGAAATCGAGCGCCGCATCAAGAGCATCATCCGCTGGAATGCGATGGCGATGGTCGTGCGTGCGAACCGTGCCGAAGACGGCATCGGTGGACATATCTCCACCTACGCGTCCGTCGCGACGCTGTTCGAAATCGGCTTCAACCATTTCTTTAAAGGCCCCCAGCACGCCGACGGCGCCGATCAAATCTACTTCCAAGGTCATGCGTCGCCGGGAATCTACGCGCGCGCATTCTTGGAAGGACGGATCTCCATCGAGCAGTTGCGTAACTTCCGTCACGAACTGCGGCCCGAAGGCGGACTCTCGTCCTACCCGCACCCGTGGTTGATGCCGAATTTCTGGCAATTCCCGACGGTGTCGATGGGACTCGGGCCGATCACAGCCATTTATCAGGCACGGTTCAACCGCTATCTGGAAAACCGCAGCCTGAAGCCAAGTACCGATTCGCACGTATGGGCGTTTTTGGGTGACGGTGAAACGGACGAGCCGGAAGCGCTCGGCGCCATCGGACTCGCCGGACGCGAAAAGCTCGACAATCTGATCTTCGTTGTCAACTGTAACCTGCAAAGACTCGACGGGCCGGTGCGCGGCAATGGGAAGATCATTCAGGAACTTGAGACGATTTTCCGGGGCGCGGGTTGGAATGTCGTCAAGCTCATCTGGGGCAATGACTGGGATTATCTGCTCGCCGAAGACAAAAGCGGCAAGCTGGTCAAGCGGATGGGTGAAGCGCTCGACGGAGATTACCAAAAGTATTCGGTGGAATCGGGCGCGTACATTCGCCAGCACTTCTTTGGGATCGATCCCGATCTGCTGGCAATGGTGGATCATCTTTCCGATGAGCAATTGCTTAAGATGCGCCGCGGCGGACACGATCCGGAAAAAGTTTACGCCGCTTACAAGGCCGCAGTCGAGCACAAAGGTCAACCGACCGTCGTTTTGGCGCAGACCATCAAAGGTTACGGCCTGGGCGAAGCAGGCGAAGGCCGCAACATCACGCACCAGCAGAAGAAGCTCAACGACGAAGAGCTGCGGCACTTCCGCACGCGCTTCGGGATTCCCATTTCGGATGAAGCCATCGCCGCCACGCCGCTCTACAAGCCGCCGCACGACAGCCCCGAGATGAAATACATTAGGGAGCGCCGCGAAGCGCTGGGCGGCTCGATGCCGCAGCGCAATGTCACGGTGGAGCCGATCGCACCTCCCGCGAAAGATTTCTGGAAAGAGTTCTTCGAGAGCAGCGGCGAGCGCGAAGTTTCGACGACGATGGTGTTCGTCAGAATTCTGGCCAAACTTCTGAAAGACGAAGCGTGGGGCAAGTTTGTCGTGCCGATCGTGCCGGATGAAGCGCGCACGTTTGGTATGGAAGCGCTGTTCCGCCAAGTCGGAATCTATTCGAGCATCGGCCAGAACTATGAGCCGGTCGACCGCGCGTCTCTTCTATATTATAAAGAGGCGACGGACGGGCAGATTTTGGAAGAGGGAATCACCGAAGCGGGTTCGATGTCGAGCTTCATCGCGGCGGGGACGGCCTATGCCAATCACGGGCTGAACATGATTCCGTTTTTCACGTTCTATTCGATGTTCGGGCCGCAACGCATCGGCGATTTGATTTGGGCCGCGGGTGACGCGCGCTGCAAGGGTTTTATGATGGGCGCGACGGCCGGACGCACGACATTGAACGGCGAAGGACTTCAGCACGAAGACGGACACAGTCCGATTTTGACTCTGCCGACGCCGAACCTGATGGTGTATGATATCGCGTTCGGCTACGAACTCGCGCTGATTATCCGCGACGGTATGAAGCGGATGTATCAGGATCAGGAAGATATTTTCTACTATCTGACGATTCAGAACGAAAATTATTCGCATCCGGAGATGCCGAAGGGTGTTGAAGAGGGCGTATTGAAGGGACTTTATCTCTACAAGAAATCCGACGACAAAAAGGCGAAGCTGCGGGTGAATTTGTTCGGATCGGGTTCGATTATGCTCGGTGTGTTGGAAGCGCAGAAGATGCTCTCGGAAAAATACGGCATCGCGGCGGATGTGTATAGTGTGACGAGCTATAAGACTCTTTACACGGAAGCGCTGGCGTGCGAACGCTGGAATATGCTCAATCCGACTGAGACTGCGAAGGTTCCGTATGTGACGCAGGCGATGAAGGGCGCGGCCGAGATTACGATTGCTGCTTCGGATTATATGAAGGCGCAGAGTGATTTGATTCGCAGCTACGTACCGGGCGATTTTCACTCTTTGGGAACGGACGGATTTGGACGCAGCGAAAGCCGTGAAGCGCTCAGAGATTTCTTTGAAGTGAGCGCGCCGTATATCGTGCAGGCCGCGCTGACGAAGCTCACGCAGCAGGGGAAGATCAAGCCCGATGTTGTGGCGGGGCATATGAAGGAGTTTGGGATTTTGGCGGGGAAATTGGATCCTTGGGTGGCGTAACGCGGAGGGGAAATTGTCGTACTTGCTAGAACAGCACTAGGAGAAGACCATGAAAGACGACGTTATAGGCGATTGGTCAGAAAACAAGCTAGAAATTATCGAGAAGTACGCCAGGCCTTACTCGCAAATCATGACGAGCAAGGGTTTCTATCACATTTACATTGACGCATTTGCAGGATCTGGTCGGCACATATCGCGACGATCAGAAAAGGAAGTGCTCGGTTCTCCGCGGATTGCGCTTGCAACTTCGCCGCCTTTCAGAGAGTACCATTTTGTGGAGTGGAACGAGAAAAGAGCAGAAGGACTCCGAGTTCTTGAACAAGAACACAGCAATCTCAAAGTATATTTCGGCGATTGCAACAACGTCTTGCCTCGCGAAATATTCCCCCTTCTCGCAAGATCTGGAAAACAGAGAGCATTGTGTATCCTCGATCCATATGCCCTCAATTATGATTGGAACCTGATATGCGCGGCTGCACAAACGAAAAAGGTCGATTTGATCTTGACGTTTATGATGATGGATGTACAAATGAATGTTTTGTTGAAAGACCCCAATACAATAAAGGAAACTCAGGCAAAAAGGCTCACACGTTCTTGGGGAGATGAAACATGGCGAAAAGCGGCCTATGAGGTTCACGACGAACAACTTAACATGTTTGGTGGGAGCGATCGAGTAAAGACGGGCAGTCTGCACTTTGCGAAAGAGTATGGACGTAGGCTGAAAGAGGTTGCGGGGTTTGAATATGTTTCTGATCCAGTTGAAATGTTGAACTCTCGTAAAGGGACAGTCTACTATCTCTATTTCATGAGCCATGCCTCTGTCGCGTTAAAGATAATGAAAGACATTGTTACAAGACTTCGAAAGAGACAGGTTGGGCATGCCTAAATCCTCAATCGAGTGGACGCACTCCACATGGAACCCTGTTACTGGTTGTAACAAGATTAGTCAGGGATGCAAATTCTGTTACGCCGAGCGGATGGCGAAGCGACTTCACGGAATGGGGCTTGAGAAGTATCGTAATGGATTTGAGGTAACGCTTCATCCCGAAGTGGTTGAGTTGCCAATCTACTGGCCGGAGCCTCAGACCATATTCGTGAACTCGATGAGCGATTTGTTTCACGAGAAAGTACCGCGAGACTACATTCTTGACATATTCATTACGATGGCTGTAGCTGATTGGCATACATACCAAGTATTGACTAAGCGTTCAGCGCGTCTTGCAGGATTGAGTAAGTTCCTGGAATGGCCGGAAAATGTTTGGATGGGTGTTAGTGTCGAGAATGAGGATGTGCTATTCCGAATTGATGATCTGCGAGCAAGTGATGCGAAGGTGAAATTCCTGTCATGTGAGCCGCTTATTGGCCCACTGCGAAACATGAACCTTGAAGGAATAGACTGGGTGATTGTCGGAGGTGAGTCTGGTCCTGGCGCTCGTTACATTTCACCTGACTGGGTACGCGACATTCGTGATCAATGCCAAAGAGCTGGCGTCGCGTTCTTTTTCAAGCAGTGGGGCGGTGTGGTGAAGAGCCGTACGGGCCGCACATTGGACAATCGGACGTGGGATGATATGCCCACACAATTAAACGTACTGCAGGAAGCATAGCGAATGCCTGATTTCAAAATACCATTTCTTGGAGACGGCATCACTAAGGGTGATGTTGTTAAATTGCTGGTCAAAGTTGGCGATACGGTCAAGGTTGATCAAGCGCTGTTTGAACTCGAAACCGACAAGGCCGTGATGGAAGTGCCGTCGGATGTCGAGGGAAAAATTACGAACATCCTGATTAAGCCGGGCGATAAAGTTGTGCCGGAACAGGTCGTGATGCAGATGGAAGGTGGGGCGGTGGCTGTCGCTGAAAAACCCGCAGCTCCCAAAGCCGAAGCGCCGAAACCTGCACCAAAGCCCGAACCAGTTGCGGCAAAAGTCGAAACCGTTCCTGCGCCAAAACCTGTTGCACCTGCGACCAACGGTCACATCAAAGACGACCGCATGCTTCCTGCCGGTCCTGCGGTGCGTCGCTTCGCTCGCGAACTGGGAGTTGATCTTTCGCAAGTCGCGGGCAGCGGCCCGCGCGGTCGGATTCTGATTGAGGACGTAAAGCTGTTCGTGCGCACGTCCGCGAAAGTTCCGAGCGCGGGCGGAGCAACCGTCAGCGCGATTGGTCCGCAACCCCTGCCGGATTTTGGCAAGTGGGGCGCAACGCATCGTGAACCGATGTCGAATGTCCGCCGTGCAACGGCGCAAAAACTCTCGCGCGATTGGAGCACCGGCCCGCAAGTCACGCAGTTCGACGAAGCCGACGTAACCAACATCGAAAAACTCCGCAAGCAGTTTTCTCCCTTGGCCGAAAAAGCCGGCGGCGCGCTGACGATGACCGCGATTCTTCTGAAAATCTCCGCAGCGGCGTTGAAAGTTTTCCCGCAGTTTCGCGGCAGTCTCGATTTTCAATCCGAGGAAGTCGTGTTCAAGGATTACTACCACGTCGGCGTCGCGGTGGATACCGAGCGCGGCTTGTTGGTGCCCGTGATTCGTGACGTGGATTCAAAAAACCTGATTCAACTTTCCGTCGAACTCACCGAAGCTGCCGGACGCGCGCGCGACCGCAAACTCGCGCTCGAAGAAATGCAGGGCAGCGTGTTCACGATTTCAAATTTGGGCGGCATCGGCGGTACGAACTTCACACCGATCGTCAATCAACCCGACGCCGCGATCCTCGGCGTCTCGCGCGCACAAACAAAACCCGTTTGGAACGGCAAAGAATTCGAGCCGCGCAGAATTATGCCGCTTTCGTTGTCCTATGATCACCGTCTGATCGACGGCGCCGACGCCGCAAGATTCCTAAGATGGATCTGCCAAGCCGTCGAAGAACCGTTTGTGCTGAGCGTGGAAGGTTAGGCACTTGAAAAGTGCCCAACGTGGCGCTGGCGCAAGTGAACTTCGATTTCGATTTGCGTTTGGCCTGTTCGGTTCTCTTAAGTAGGTCCTTACAGAGGATGACGGAAATTCAGAACAGCGCTCGGCAAGTTTTTCAGAGGGGTTTTTCGCTACGCCGAGCCTTTGTTCAGGATGACAATGCGTTTTACATTCTCGACTTGTCTGAATAACCCCCCTTAATCCCCCCGCGCGGCGCGGAGGGAGATCAGAAATCGACGCCGCATTTGTTTTCCTCTTTCTTCTTTTCCTCTTTCCTCTTTTTCTGAATCATGTCCGATAAATTCAAAGTCACAGTTTTGGGCGGTGGGCCGGGAGGTTACGCCGCTGCTTTTCATGCGGCGGATCACGGTCACGACGTCACGCTGATCGATCTCGAGAAAAATCCCGGCGGCGTCTGTCTTTACCGCGGGTGTATTCCGTCCAAGGCACTCTTGCATACGGGGAAATTGATCACGGATGCGCGCGACGCCGAAGCGCATGGTGTGAAGTTTGATCCGCCGAAAATAGACCTTGACAAATTGCGCGAATTCAAATCGTCGGTTGTGACTAAGCTCACCGGTGGACTTGGGCTTCTGACCAAGCAGCGCAAGATCAAATACGTGCAAGGTCGCGGCAAGTTTGTTTCGTCGAATGCGATTGAGGTTGAACTTGTTGCTGGCGGCACGGAGCGCGTTGAATTTCAAAAGTGCATCCTTGCCAGCGGATCACGCGCCGCGCAGATTCCGAGTTTTCCAAATGACTCTCCGCACGTGTGGAATTCGCGCACGGCGCTCGACCTGCCGGAAATTCCCAAACGGCTCTTAGTCGTAGGCGGCGGCTACATCGGGCTCGAACTGGGGTCGGTCTATAGCGCGCTCGGATCGAAAGTGGTTGTGGTGGAAATGCTCGACAGTTTGCTTGCCGGAGCGGACGCCGACTTGGCGCGCTACCTTGTGCAAAAACTTTCGAAAGAATTCGAAGCGATTCACACGGGGACGCGAGTTGTTGATGTGCAAGCGAATAAGAGCGGCGTGACCGTAAAGTTTGACGGCAAGCACACGGGCGAAGAGAAGTTCGATAAGGTTCTTGTGTCGATTGGACGCCGACCGAACGTCGAGAATCTTGGTCTGGAAAACACTAAGGTCAAAGTCGGTCAAGATGGTTTCATTATAATAGATGCGTCGCGCCGAACTCATGATGCGAATATCTGGGCGATTGGCGATTGCGCAGGGCAGCCGATGCTTGCGCACAAAGCCAGCGCGGAAGGACGCGTCGCGGTCGAATCGATTTCAGGAAAGAAGAGTGTGTTTGCGCCCAGAGCAATTCCTGCGGTCGTCTTCACCGACCCGGAAATCGCGTGGGCAGGGTTGACTGAGAATGATGCGAAGGCTGCAAACCGCGACGTGAAGATTTTGAAATTCCCGTGGCCCGCATCAGGCCGCGCGTTGGCGATGGGTCGCACAGACGGCGTCACAAAACTCATTTGCGATCCCGCGACGGGGCAGGTGCTCGGAACAGGCATCGCGGGCGTGCATGCCGGAGACTTGATCGGCGAAGCCGTGCTCGCAATAGAAATGGGCGCCACAGCCGAAGACGTCGCGCTTTCGATTCATGCGCATCCGACGCTCTCCGAAACTATCATGGAAGCCGCGGAAATGATTTACGGAAGCAGTGTGCATTTCGTAGGACGAAAATAGTGCAACCGCCGCGTGACACGACCAGAGACGTTTGGTCGATCACTTTTTCTTGGATTGAAGGTCTCCTCGAACGGCCGTGGATTATGTGGCTGTTCGTGTTTCTTGTTGCGGTTGTTTACATCGTGTCCTTTCCGTGGGCCGGAGACGACACGTTTGAAATGATTGCCACGGTGCGCGCGGCGTCCGAAAACCTCGTGCATCCGCAAAATCCGATGCTGGATCTTCCGGGCGATACGTCGCCGCGGTTCACGCCGTATGCAATGACGTGGGCGGTTATCGTACGGCTGCTCGGCGTAAGTGCCGTTTCGACAATCCAGTTTTCCGCGATCATAAATCTGATTCTGTTCGCGACCGGATTATCCAGACTTCTGCGCGTGGAATACCGGGACAAACGACTGGTCACCATGCTTGTGCCGATCATGTTGGTGTGCTGGGGAAGCGGCTTCGCGATGGCGAACGGCTATTATTGGCTGCTCTTTTTCATGAGTCTGACCTACGTTGCGGTTTTCGCTTACGGTGTGGGATTTCACGCGCTGGCTGAACTTGCACACTTTCTTAAGAGCAAACGAAGCCGCCACCTTTGGAGCTACGCGATCTTGAGTCTGGTCGTGTTTCTCAGCCATCCCATAACGGGAGTTTTCGTTTTCATGGTTGCCGCCGTCATGGCGTTTTTTGAATCATCAGCGAAACGAACGCTCCTGCTTCAAGCTGTCCCGTTTGCCGCTGTCGCGGCAATCATTTTTTGGCCGTACTTTGACTACTTGAAGACTCTGACGTCCGGCGCGGCGGGACATTGGTACAAAGAGATCATGTTCGCAAACCAAATCAGCGCTATTGGAGTTGCGCTGGTCGGGGTTCCGCTGGCTGTTTGGTACGGAATACGCCGCCAGCATTTGCCGGTGGTCTTGCTGCTTGGGTTGTTCTCGTGCGGCTACTTTTTG
It encodes the following:
- the aceE gene encoding pyruvate dehydrogenase (acetyl-transferring), homodimeric type, with amino-acid sequence MSNSTQADDKLTLENIHESSAFNPYRGQSLPEDIEIQEWTESLDYEFEQGGPERVQALLHWLQIHAQKQGVSVPFPLTTPYVNTIPADKQPAFPGSREIERRIKSIIRWNAMAMVVRANRAEDGIGGHISTYASVATLFEIGFNHFFKGPQHADGADQIYFQGHASPGIYARAFLEGRISIEQLRNFRHELRPEGGLSSYPHPWLMPNFWQFPTVSMGLGPITAIYQARFNRYLENRSLKPSTDSHVWAFLGDGETDEPEALGAIGLAGREKLDNLIFVVNCNLQRLDGPVRGNGKIIQELETIFRGAGWNVVKLIWGNDWDYLLAEDKSGKLVKRMGEALDGDYQKYSVESGAYIRQHFFGIDPDLLAMVDHLSDEQLLKMRRGGHDPEKVYAAYKAAVEHKGQPTVVLAQTIKGYGLGEAGEGRNITHQQKKLNDEELRHFRTRFGIPISDEAIAATPLYKPPHDSPEMKYIRERREALGGSMPQRNVTVEPIAPPAKDFWKEFFESSGEREVSTTMVFVRILAKLLKDEAWGKFVVPIVPDEARTFGMEALFRQVGIYSSIGQNYEPVDRASLLYYKEATDGQILEEGITEAGSMSSFIAAGTAYANHGLNMIPFFTFYSMFGPQRIGDLIWAAGDARCKGFMMGATAGRTTLNGEGLQHEDGHSPILTLPTPNLMVYDIAFGYELALIIRDGMKRMYQDQEDIFYYLTIQNENYSHPEMPKGVEEGVLKGLYLYKKSDDKKAKLRVNLFGSGSIMLGVLEAQKMLSEKYGIAADVYSVTSYKTLYTEALACERWNMLNPTETAKVPYVTQAMKGAAEITIAASDYMKAQSDLIRSYVPGDFHSLGTDGFGRSESREALRDFFEVSAPYIVQAALTKLTQQGKIKPDVVAGHMKEFGILAGKLDPWVA
- the tcmP gene encoding three-Cys-motif partner protein TcmP, with product MKDDVIGDWSENKLEIIEKYARPYSQIMTSKGFYHIYIDAFAGSGRHISRRSEKEVLGSPRIALATSPPFREYHFVEWNEKRAEGLRVLEQEHSNLKVYFGDCNNVLPREIFPLLARSGKQRALCILDPYALNYDWNLICAAAQTKKVDLILTFMMMDVQMNVLLKDPNTIKETQAKRLTRSWGDETWRKAAYEVHDEQLNMFGGSDRVKTGSLHFAKEYGRRLKEVAGFEYVSDPVEMLNSRKGTVYYLYFMSHASVALKIMKDIVTRLRKRQVGHA
- a CDS encoding phage Gp37/Gp68 family protein, with product MPKSSIEWTHSTWNPVTGCNKISQGCKFCYAERMAKRLHGMGLEKYRNGFEVTLHPEVVELPIYWPEPQTIFVNSMSDLFHEKVPRDYILDIFITMAVADWHTYQVLTKRSARLAGLSKFLEWPENVWMGVSVENEDVLFRIDDLRASDAKVKFLSCEPLIGPLRNMNLEGIDWVIVGGESGPGARYISPDWVRDIRDQCQRAGVAFFFKQWGGVVKSRTGRTLDNRTWDDMPTQLNVLQEA
- a CDS encoding 2-oxo acid dehydrogenase subunit E2, translated to MPDFKIPFLGDGITKGDVVKLLVKVGDTVKVDQALFELETDKAVMEVPSDVEGKITNILIKPGDKVVPEQVVMQMEGGAVAVAEKPAAPKAEAPKPAPKPEPVAAKVETVPAPKPVAPATNGHIKDDRMLPAGPAVRRFARELGVDLSQVAGSGPRGRILIEDVKLFVRTSAKVPSAGGATVSAIGPQPLPDFGKWGATHREPMSNVRRATAQKLSRDWSTGPQVTQFDEADVTNIEKLRKQFSPLAEKAGGALTMTAILLKISAAALKVFPQFRGSLDFQSEEVVFKDYYHVGVAVDTERGLLVPVIRDVDSKNLIQLSVELTEAAGRARDRKLALEEMQGSVFTISNLGGIGGTNFTPIVNQPDAAILGVSRAQTKPVWNGKEFEPRRIMPLSLSYDHRLIDGADAARFLRWICQAVEEPFVLSVEG
- the lpdA gene encoding dihydrolipoyl dehydrogenase, with amino-acid sequence MSDKFKVTVLGGGPGGYAAAFHAADHGHDVTLIDLEKNPGGVCLYRGCIPSKALLHTGKLITDARDAEAHGVKFDPPKIDLDKLREFKSSVVTKLTGGLGLLTKQRKIKYVQGRGKFVSSNAIEVELVAGGTERVEFQKCILASGSRAAQIPSFPNDSPHVWNSRTALDLPEIPKRLLVVGGGYIGLELGSVYSALGSKVVVVEMLDSLLAGADADLARYLVQKLSKEFEAIHTGTRVVDVQANKSGVTVKFDGKHTGEEKFDKVLVSIGRRPNVENLGLENTKVKVGQDGFIIIDASRRTHDANIWAIGDCAGQPMLAHKASAEGRVAVESISGKKSVFAPRAIPAVVFTDPEIAWAGLTENDAKAANRDVKILKFPWPASGRALAMGRTDGVTKLICDPATGQVLGTGIAGVHAGDLIGEAVLAIEMGATAEDVALSIHAHPTLSETIMEAAEMIYGSSVHFVGRK